One region of uncultured Methanolobus sp. genomic DNA includes:
- a CDS encoding polyprenyl synthetase family protein, translating to MVQIEDLDEYQLIKMAKDDMVRSMDDGSQMKKMLLHICSSGGKNIRPVMLILCTEMCGGNSTDGVKAALAIEFIHSASLIHDDVLDGGLVRRGVESAHEKYGIPAAILCGDFLISKAISLISGYGNNAVNEFGRAGMYMAEGETIDISSVDDEFREKNYFECISKKTGSLFAASAAIGAYVASADAETAKKLRYFGENVGNAYQIVDDLLEYLNELEDKSSTYESVTLPLIYRRVMDHDEAVERTVDQVRTCVKNAKDVLALFPLSDAREKLELITDLITVDMLPEDVL from the coding sequence ATGGTACAAATAGAAGATCTGGATGAATATCAGCTAATCAAGATGGCTAAGGACGATATGGTCCGGTCTATGGATGATGGTTCCCAGATGAAAAAGATGCTTCTGCACATATGCAGTTCCGGCGGGAAAAATATTCGTCCTGTCATGCTTATATTATGTACTGAGATGTGCGGGGGGAATTCAACAGACGGTGTCAAAGCTGCACTTGCAATTGAATTTATTCATTCGGCATCTCTGATTCATGATGATGTACTCGACGGAGGCCTTGTACGTCGTGGTGTGGAATCAGCACACGAAAAATATGGAATTCCTGCAGCTATACTGTGCGGTGATTTCCTGATCTCCAAGGCAATATCTCTTATTTCAGGCTACGGTAATAATGCAGTAAACGAATTTGGCCGGGCCGGGATGTATATGGCCGAAGGTGAAACTATCGACATTTCAAGTGTTGATGATGAATTCAGGGAAAAGAATTATTTTGAGTGCATTAGCAAAAAGACAGGTTCTCTTTTCGCTGCAAGTGCCGCAATAGGGGCATACGTTGCAAGTGCAGATGCCGAAACGGCTAAAAAATTACGGTATTTTGGTGAGAATGTAGGTAATGCATACCAGATAGTTGATGACCTGCTTGAGTATCTTAATGAGCTTGAAGATAAGAGCTCTACTTATGAATCTGTTACATTGCCTCTTATCTACAGAAGAGTCATGGACCATGATGAAGCAGTGGAGAGAACTGTGGATCAGGTCCGTACTTGCGTTAAAAATGCAAAAGATGTCCTTGCCTTGTTCCCGCTATCTGATGCAAGAGAGAAACTGGAGTTAATAACTGACCTTATTACAGTGGACATGCTTCCTGAAGATGTCCTCTAA
- a CDS encoding cytochrome c maturation protein CcmE, whose amino-acid sequence MDKTQKTIVAVAFIAFVAFVGLWNVDLSQGYYMVSELSMDSEEFVGHDVNTMGMIKNGTLDISTDGTSFALQDIEEPSYELYVEYIGSLPANLEEGQSISISGKMLSSTMVEASRIVTSCPSKYSE is encoded by the coding sequence ATGGATAAAACACAAAAAACGATAGTTGCAGTTGCTTTCATTGCTTTTGTTGCTTTTGTAGGTCTCTGGAATGTTGACCTTTCACAGGGCTATTATATGGTCTCTGAGCTTTCCATGGACTCTGAGGAGTTTGTAGGGCATGATGTCAACACAATGGGTATGATCAAGAATGGCACTCTTGATATTTCTACGGATGGCACTTCTTTTGCTCTTCAGGATATTGAAGAACCTTCTTATGAGCTTTATGTGGAGTATATTGGTTCTCTTCCGGCTAATCTTGAAGAAGGGCAGAGTATTAGTATAAGTGGAAAAATGCTCTCATCAACTATGGTTGAAGCAAGTCGGATAGTTACGAGTTGTCCTTCTAAATACTCAGAGTAA
- the ahbD gene encoding heme b synthase, giving the protein MVKPPRLIAWETTAGCNLSCKHCRGSSTEKKPEGELTTEEALHFVDEIKEMGNPILILSGGEPLVRDDIFEIAKYATEKGLRVAMATNGTLVTPEMADKIKSAGIQRVSISLDGSSSNTHDDFRCMPGAFNGAVTGIENLKDAGIGFQINPTITKRTIDEIPEILEMAKELGAEALHIFLLVPTGRGKELENDEIPPVEYERILNWFYDRQKDAGIQLKATCAPHYFRIMRQRAEKEGIELSVKTHGYEAMTKGCLGGTGFCFVSSTGDVFPCGYLPALAGNIKEQSFKDIWENSKVFNDLRDVSKLKGKCGICEYNTVCGGCRARAYAATGDYLEEEPYCIYVPKKQ; this is encoded by the coding sequence ATGGTAAAACCTCCAAGACTCATTGCCTGGGAAACAACAGCAGGATGTAACCTTTCATGCAAGCACTGCAGAGGATCATCCACTGAGAAAAAACCAGAGGGCGAACTTACAACTGAAGAAGCACTCCATTTCGTGGATGAAATCAAAGAAATGGGAAATCCAATACTAATCTTAAGTGGCGGAGAGCCCTTAGTCAGAGATGACATCTTCGAAATTGCAAAATATGCCACAGAAAAAGGCCTGCGTGTTGCCATGGCAACAAACGGTACACTTGTCACACCTGAAATGGCTGACAAAATTAAAAGTGCGGGCATCCAGAGAGTAAGTATCAGCCTTGATGGTTCAAGTTCTAATACACACGACGACTTCCGCTGCATGCCCGGAGCATTTAATGGTGCAGTAACAGGAATAGAAAACCTGAAGGATGCAGGAATAGGTTTCCAGATCAACCCAACCATCACAAAACGCACCATTGATGAAATTCCGGAAATACTGGAAATGGCAAAGGAACTTGGTGCTGAGGCACTTCACATATTCCTCCTTGTACCAACAGGAAGAGGGAAAGAGCTTGAGAATGATGAGATCCCACCTGTGGAATATGAAAGGATACTCAATTGGTTCTACGACAGGCAGAAGGATGCAGGCATACAGCTCAAGGCAACCTGCGCACCACATTATTTCAGGATAATGCGCCAGCGTGCGGAAAAGGAAGGCATTGAGCTAAGTGTCAAGACCCACGGTTACGAAGCAATGACAAAAGGATGCCTCGGAGGAACTGGATTCTGCTTTGTATCAAGCACCGGAGATGTTTTCCCCTGCGGATACCTACCCGCACTTGCTGGAAACATAAAAGAGCAGAGCTTTAAGGATATCTGGGAGAACTCAAAAGTATTCAACGACCTGCGTGATGTTTCAAAACTCAAGGGCAAATGTGGAATATGCGAATATAATACAGTATGCGGAGGATGTCGTGCCCGGGCTTACGCTGCCACGGGAGACTATCTTGAAGAAGAACCCTACTGTATATATGTACCTAAAAAACAGTGA
- a CDS encoding AsnC family transcriptional regulator, whose translation MIFLDDTDKKILNTIQFGFPLETEPYRKLGEELSISEEEVIERLDRLHDEGAVRKIGPIINRRGVGGTSTLVAVTVPEEKVDEVAEYINAYHEVSHNYHRPEKFNVWFTISAANRERIDTILKELREKTGLEFIDLPTKKLFKIGVRFNIR comes from the coding sequence ATGATATTTCTTGATGATACTGATAAAAAGATACTCAATACTATCCAGTTTGGTTTTCCCCTGGAAACAGAACCATACCGGAAACTGGGAGAGGAACTGAGTATCAGTGAAGAAGAAGTAATTGAAAGACTTGACAGGCTGCATGATGAAGGTGCAGTCAGGAAAATCGGACCAATAATCAACCGTAGAGGTGTAGGAGGTACCAGCACACTGGTCGCTGTGACAGTTCCTGAAGAAAAAGTGGATGAGGTCGCAGAATACATCAACGCATACCATGAAGTGTCCCACAACTACCACAGGCCCGAGAAATTCAACGTGTGGTTCACCATCTCTGCAGCTAACAGGGAAAGAATCGATACCATATTAAAAGAACTGCGGGAAAAGACAGGTCTGGAGTTTATCGACCTGCCAACAAAAAAACTGTTCAAGATAGGAGTCAGGTTCAACATAAGATAA
- the ahbB gene encoding siroheme decarboxylase subunit beta encodes MAGKLDDIDEKIIKLTQNGIPLKKSPFADIAIELGISEQEIIDRLKKMQEKDIIRRFGASIGHRDIGIVANAMCVWNVPDEITEEVGTTMAGFSEVTHCYERPRAPGWEYNLFAMVHSYTKNDCEEVAARISDATGINDYKLLYSDREFKKTGVRL; translated from the coding sequence ATGGCAGGAAAATTAGATGACATTGACGAAAAAATAATAAAGCTGACACAGAACGGCATCCCGCTTAAAAAATCGCCTTTTGCAGATATTGCCATTGAACTTGGAATAAGCGAGCAGGAAATAATAGACCGCCTCAAAAAAATGCAGGAAAAAGATATTATACGCAGGTTCGGTGCATCCATCGGACACAGAGATATCGGAATTGTTGCAAATGCAATGTGTGTCTGGAATGTACCTGATGAAATAACAGAAGAAGTCGGAACGACAATGGCAGGCTTTTCTGAAGTCACACACTGCTACGAAAGACCACGTGCTCCAGGATGGGAATATAACCTGTTTGCAATGGTCCACTCATACACAAAGAATGACTGCGAGGAAGTTGCAGCGAGGATATCAGATGCAACCGGCATTAATGATTATAAGCTTCTTTATAGTGACAGGGAATTCAAGAAAACCGGAGTTCGGTTGTAA
- a CDS encoding bifunctional precorrin-2 dehydrogenase/sirohydrochlorin ferrochelatase, giving the protein MKDKNHFLPLLIDMSDKKVVIFGSGSVGERKANLFSEYAKVTVVSRSFYDVFYELEEKYGIRLIKADAGKLTDDEINDIIRDAFLVIPATNDRSINERIVNLSKSLRILTNEVDAIGDVTVPAVIKRGGLTISISTLGSSPAFSRFTRRQVENIITPEFGDMIRIQDEMRTYLKAEVSDQRDRKEILWNILESEEVWTALEESYEKGFNTAQGIVRKKMSEKVR; this is encoded by the coding sequence ATGAAAGACAAGAACCACTTCCTGCCACTGCTGATAGATATGAGCGACAAGAAGGTCGTAATATTTGGAAGTGGATCTGTCGGGGAAAGAAAAGCTAACCTGTTCTCAGAATATGCAAAAGTTACGGTAGTCAGCCGAAGCTTTTACGATGTTTTTTACGAGCTTGAAGAGAAATATGGCATCAGGCTAATCAAAGCAGATGCAGGAAAGCTCACCGATGATGAGATTAACGATATAATCAGAGATGCATTTCTTGTAATTCCTGCCACCAATGACAGAAGCATAAACGAAAGGATTGTGAATCTATCCAAGTCCTTGAGGATACTGACAAACGAGGTTGATGCCATTGGCGATGTCACAGTACCTGCTGTGATAAAGCGTGGAGGACTTACGATCAGCATATCCACCTTGGGTTCAAGCCCTGCTTTTTCAAGATTTACACGCAGACAGGTGGAGAATATTATTACCCCGGAATTTGGGGATATGATAAGGATTCAGGATGAAATGCGTACATATCTTAAAGCTGAAGTTTCTGACCAGAGAGACAGGAAAGAAATATTGTGGAACATTCTTGAAAGCGAGGAAGTGTGGACTGCCCTTGAAGAATCCTATGAAAAAGGGTTTAATACAGCACAAGGTATAGTAAGGAAGAAAATGAGCGAGAAAGTCAGATGA
- the hemA gene encoding glutamyl-tRNA reductase: protein MTEITSMVITHSKATVEEIEEAWEGDIEQMLKDLHSIDFVCECVVLKTCNRVEIYVVSPKGSTVLFQFAKKMGLSSNIIDFFEHEESIMHLLKLACGLESMIIGEDQILGQIKDLYLVAKKLDTTGKMLDTAFSKAIQVGKRVRTETEINRGALSIASASVDLAEDTVGNLKNKMVLVIGTGEMGTLVTRALSHREIELMYIANRTYEAAKDLADEMGGHAVHFDQIEENLRRADVVISATGAPHYVLKYEQIEKAMNFREKELLLIDIANPRDIDPSVDSIPHVTLYNIDNLRVINEKNLELRMEEAKKAQAIIDEEFDLLIKQYKRQRADTLVSELYAQSYKLRVNEKDRAITKLSAYHTIGDTEKQIIEDLTHSIINKMLAEPTKVIRYAAEIGDDELLESVARVFIANR, encoded by the coding sequence ATGACTGAAATTACCAGTATGGTAATAACCCATTCCAAAGCAACCGTTGAAGAGATCGAGGAAGCCTGGGAAGGGGACATCGAACAAATGCTTAAGGACCTTCATTCCATTGATTTTGTTTGTGAGTGTGTTGTGCTTAAGACCTGCAACCGGGTGGAAATATATGTTGTTTCACCAAAGGGAAGTACTGTTCTGTTCCAGTTCGCCAAGAAAATGGGACTTTCTTCAAACATTATAGACTTTTTTGAACACGAAGAATCCATAATGCATCTTCTGAAACTTGCATGTGGCCTTGAATCCATGATTATCGGCGAAGACCAGATCCTCGGCCAGATTAAAGACCTGTACCTTGTTGCAAAAAAACTGGATACTACAGGAAAAATGCTTGATACAGCATTCAGTAAAGCAATTCAGGTAGGTAAACGTGTAAGAACCGAGACTGAAATAAACCGTGGTGCACTTTCAATTGCATCAGCGTCAGTAGACCTTGCAGAGGACACTGTTGGCAACCTCAAAAACAAGATGGTACTTGTGATTGGTACAGGAGAGATGGGGACACTTGTAACCCGTGCACTTTCCCACAGGGAAATCGAACTGATGTACATTGCCAATCGTACATATGAAGCTGCAAAGGACCTTGCCGATGAAATGGGAGGACATGCAGTACATTTCGACCAGATAGAAGAGAATCTCAGAAGAGCAGATGTAGTTATCAGTGCAACCGGTGCACCTCACTACGTCCTGAAATATGAGCAGATTGAGAAGGCAATGAATTTCAGGGAAAAAGAACTTCTTTTAATTGACATTGCAAATCCAAGAGACATTGACCCTTCAGTCGATAGTATTCCTCATGTGACCCTCTATAACATAGATAACCTGAGGGTCATAAATGAAAAGAACCTTGAACTGAGAATGGAAGAGGCTAAAAAGGCCCAGGCCATAATCGATGAGGAATTCGATCTCCTTATAAAACAATATAAGAGACAGAGAGCAGACACACTTGTATCAGAGCTGTATGCCCAGTCTTACAAACTTCGTGTTAATGAAAAAGATAGAGCCATCACAAAACTTAGTGCTTATCACACAATTGGCGACACTGAGAAACAGATAATAGAAGACCTGACACACTCCATTATCAATAAAATGCTGGCAGAACCTACCAAAGTGATCAGGTATGCAGCAGAGATTGGTGATGATGAGTTGTTAGAGTCTGTTGCCAGAGTATTTATTGCTAACAGATAA
- the hemB gene encoding porphobilinogen synthase: MFPERRMRRLRNGKIKELVRETSLSVNDLIYPVFVNEKINEPEEVSSMPGVFNLPVDMVADDAKEAADLGIPAMILFGIPEHKDEKGSSAWGDDDIVQQAIREIKNELGKDMLVITDVCLCEYTDHGHCGMVDFDTEEIMNDPTLPLLGKTAVSHVKAGADMVAPSGMMDGMISAIRSELDNNNFHNTPIMSYAAKYSSAFYGPFRDAAGSGCCFGDRSTHQMDPANSDEALMETALDIEEGADIIMVKPALPYLDIIYRLKTEFEMPTAAYNVSGEYSMLKAAAQNGWLDEKQVMHESLLSIKRAGADMIITYFAKEMAQMLK, encoded by the coding sequence ATGTTCCCCGAGCGCAGAATGAGAAGGCTGAGAAACGGCAAAATAAAAGAGCTGGTACGTGAGACTTCATTGTCAGTTAATGACCTGATATATCCGGTGTTTGTCAATGAAAAAATAAACGAACCAGAAGAAGTGTCATCCATGCCAGGCGTGTTCAACCTGCCTGTAGATATGGTTGCAGATGATGCAAAAGAAGCTGCTGATCTCGGGATTCCTGCCATGATCCTCTTCGGCATACCGGAACACAAAGATGAAAAAGGAAGCAGTGCATGGGGAGATGATGATATTGTACAGCAGGCAATACGCGAGATCAAAAATGAACTCGGAAAAGATATGCTTGTAATTACCGATGTCTGCCTCTGCGAATATACCGATCACGGACACTGTGGAATGGTCGACTTTGATACAGAAGAGATCATGAACGACCCAACACTTCCACTCCTTGGAAAAACTGCAGTCAGCCATGTAAAAGCCGGGGCAGACATGGTAGCACCATCTGGGATGATGGACGGCATGATATCTGCAATTCGCAGTGAACTTGACAATAATAATTTCCACAATACACCAATTATGTCCTATGCTGCAAAATATTCTTCAGCTTTCTACGGGCCCTTCAGAGATGCAGCAGGATCAGGATGCTGCTTCGGAGACAGATCCACACACCAGATGGACCCTGCGAACTCCGATGAGGCACTTATGGAAACTGCCCTTGATATCGAGGAAGGTGCAGACATAATAATGGTCAAACCGGCGCTTCCATATCTTGATATTATATACCGCCTCAAGACTGAATTTGAAATGCCAACAGCAGCTTACAATGTCAGTGGCGAATACTCAATGCTTAAAGCAGCAGCACAAAACGGATGGCTTGATGAAAAGCAGGTCATGCACGAATCACTATTATCCATCAAACGTGCAGGTGCTGATATGATAATTACCTATTTTGCCAAGGAAATGGCACAGATGTTAAAATGA
- the hemL gene encoding glutamate-1-semialdehyde 2,1-aminomutase → MSLDKSRELYNKARTLLPGGVSSPVRAIKPYPFYTESANGSKIKDIDGNEYIDYCLAYGPNILGHANPTIKQAIIDQLEKGWLYGTPTDLEVKLAEKIAALYPSIDMLRFVSTGTEATMSALRAARGFTGKNKFIKIEGGFHGAHDAVLVKAGSGATTLGKPDSLGIPEDFTKHTLQTPFNDIEALTKLIEKNQDDMAAVILEPVMGNIGPILPEGDYLKEVRKVTEENDVVLIFDEVITGFRLAMGGAQEYFGVTPDMTTLGKIVGGGMPIGVFGGKEEIIEMIAPSGSVYQAGTFSGSPASVAAGLAVLDVLEKEEIHKKLNATGDMMRSRLSEIVADLNLDYNVVGIASMFKIFFGGKPLNYQDVLKCDKEGYVKFFFKMLDSGVFIPPSQFETNFISTAHSEEDIEKTLYAYEANLK, encoded by the coding sequence ATGTCTTTAGATAAGTCCAGAGAATTATACAACAAAGCAAGGACCCTCCTGCCAGGAGGAGTCAGCAGTCCGGTGAGAGCTATCAAGCCATACCCGTTCTACACAGAGTCCGCAAACGGTTCAAAAATAAAGGACATAGATGGAAATGAGTACATCGACTATTGTCTTGCATACGGACCAAACATTCTGGGACATGCAAATCCCACAATCAAGCAGGCAATCATCGACCAGCTTGAAAAAGGGTGGCTCTACGGTACACCAACAGATCTGGAAGTAAAACTTGCTGAAAAGATAGCAGCACTCTATCCAAGCATCGATATGCTCAGGTTCGTTTCAACAGGAACCGAAGCAACCATGAGTGCTCTTCGTGCAGCAAGGGGGTTTACAGGCAAGAACAAGTTCATCAAGATTGAAGGTGGATTCCACGGTGCACACGATGCAGTACTGGTTAAAGCAGGCTCAGGTGCTACCACCCTTGGGAAACCGGACTCACTTGGGATTCCTGAAGACTTTACAAAACACACATTGCAGACACCTTTTAATGATATTGAAGCACTCACAAAACTGATTGAAAAGAATCAGGACGATATGGCAGCAGTTATACTTGAACCTGTAATGGGCAACATTGGTCCTATTCTTCCTGAAGGAGACTATCTGAAAGAAGTCCGCAAGGTTACAGAAGAGAATGATGTAGTGCTTATCTTTGACGAAGTCATCACAGGTTTCAGGCTTGCAATGGGTGGAGCACAGGAATATTTCGGTGTTACACCTGACATGACAACATTGGGTAAGATCGTTGGCGGAGGAATGCCAATCGGTGTTTTCGGAGGAAAGGAAGAGATCATTGAAATGATAGCACCTTCCGGAAGCGTCTACCAGGCAGGAACCTTCAGTGGAAGTCCGGCTTCAGTTGCAGCAGGGCTTGCAGTTCTTGATGTACTTGAGAAGGAAGAAATACATAAGAAACTCAATGCAACCGGTGACATGATGAGAAGCAGATTGTCAGAGATAGTTGCAGACCTGAATCTCGATTACAATGTTGTTGGTATTGCATCAATGTTCAAGATATTCTTCGGTGGCAAGCCACTGAACTACCAGGACGTTCTCAAATGCGACAAGGAAGGATATGTTAAGTTCTTCTTTAAGATGCTTGACAGCGGTGTATTCATCCCGCCATCACAATTTGAGACAAACTTCATTTCAACTGCACACAGCGAAGAGGATATTGAAAAGACGCTCTACGCTTACGAAGCTAACCTTAAATGA
- the hemC gene encoding hydroxymethylbilane synthase, which produces MIIGTRGSALALAQAETIEGMLAELGVSTTRKIIKTSGDTFTDRPLHEVAGVGAFVRELDDRMVDGEVDIAVHSMKDLPTIRPEELATSAVLKRDSPCDVLLTTDGSRMDDLPEGAVIGTSSMRRRAQVLRYRPDLHVQDLRGNINTRIRKLEEGLYDGIMLAEAGLQRMGWEMDVERLDTQFFCPSANQGTIAVVTPAGSEAEEVTSNLDHQQTRIETEIERIVITDVEGGCTAPIGSFAQFINENEISICCEVLALDGTEHVRIDEVIPVENYQMYAEIIAKELVQMGGKELVQRAVCQLSAGTAEEVQGQYD; this is translated from the coding sequence ATGATAATAGGAACCCGCGGAAGTGCTCTGGCCCTTGCACAGGCTGAGACCATTGAAGGCATGCTTGCAGAGCTTGGAGTCAGCACAACCCGGAAGATAATAAAGACATCTGGTGACACATTCACTGACAGGCCGCTACATGAAGTTGCAGGTGTTGGTGCATTTGTCAGGGAACTGGATGACAGGATGGTTGATGGTGAAGTTGACATAGCAGTCCATTCAATGAAAGACCTGCCCACCATCCGACCTGAAGAACTTGCTACATCCGCAGTTCTTAAGCGTGATTCACCATGTGATGTCCTTCTTACTACCGACGGTTCAAGAATGGATGATCTTCCCGAAGGAGCTGTGATTGGCACATCATCCATGCGCAGAAGAGCCCAGGTCCTAAGATACAGGCCTGACCTTCATGTACAGGACCTCAGAGGAAACATCAATACAAGGATAAGAAAGCTTGAAGAAGGACTTTACGATGGAATTATGCTCGCTGAAGCAGGCCTCCAGAGAATGGGATGGGAAATGGATGTTGAACGTCTTGATACACAATTCTTCTGCCCTTCAGCAAACCAGGGAACTATAGCTGTGGTCACACCTGCAGGAAGTGAGGCAGAAGAAGTAACATCCAATCTTGACCACCAGCAGACAAGAATTGAGACGGAAATTGAACGTATCGTTATTACTGACGTTGAAGGTGGATGCACTGCACCAATAGGCTCCTTTGCTCAATTCATCAATGAAAATGAGATTAGTATCTGCTGTGAAGTACTGGCACTTGATGGCACAGAACATGTCCGTATTGATGAGGTAATTCCGGTTGAAAACTACCAGATGTATGCCGAAATTATTGCAAAGGAACTCGTGCAGATGGGAGGCAAGGAACTTGTACAGAGAGCAGTCTGCCAGTTGAGCGCAGGAACAGCCGAAGAGGTGCAGGGACAATATGATTAA
- a CDS encoding dihydroorotate dehydrogenase — MIKITGIELENPTILAAGIMGTTGASLVRVAKEGAGAVVTKSIGPEPKEGHKNPSMIDLGYGFLNAMGLPNPSYPDFKNELAIAKKEAGTPVIASIFGGTEEEFVEVAQGLLESEPDAFELNVSCPHALGYGASVGSNPDAVESVTAAVKDAVDIPVWVKLTPNVTDIVTIGEAAQRGEADAVVAINTVKGMAIDIESRYPILGNRFGGLSGKAVKPVAIKCVYDLYTALDIPVIGVGGIYTWQDAIEMMMAGATAFQIGSAVHEGLDVFSSIATGIEKFVAEKGYKDITDVIGIAHERI, encoded by the coding sequence ATGATTAAGATTACCGGGATCGAACTTGAAAATCCAACCATACTGGCTGCCGGAATTATGGGTACCACCGGTGCATCCCTTGTCCGTGTGGCAAAAGAAGGAGCCGGTGCTGTGGTTACAAAGTCCATTGGCCCGGAACCAAAGGAAGGTCATAAGAACCCCAGCATGATAGACCTTGGATATGGATTTTTGAACGCAATGGGTTTACCGAATCCATCATATCCTGATTTTAAGAACGAGCTCGCAATTGCAAAAAAAGAAGCCGGCACTCCGGTAATTGCAAGCATATTTGGCGGAACTGAAGAAGAGTTTGTTGAAGTTGCTCAGGGTCTTCTTGAATCAGAACCCGACGCATTTGAACTTAATGTAAGCTGTCCACATGCACTTGGATATGGTGCATCTGTCGGAAGCAACCCTGATGCGGTTGAAAGTGTCACAGCCGCAGTAAAAGATGCAGTTGACATACCTGTATGGGTTAAGCTCACACCTAATGTCACAGACATAGTGACCATTGGAGAAGCTGCCCAGAGAGGAGAAGCCGATGCGGTTGTTGCTATTAATACTGTAAAAGGTATGGCTATTGACATTGAAAGCAGATATCCTATTCTTGGAAACAGATTTGGCGGACTTTCAGGAAAGGCAGTGAAACCAGTTGCAATCAAATGTGTTTATGATCTTTACACAGCCCTTGATATACCTGTAATTGGTGTTGGGGGCATTTACACATGGCAGGATGCCATCGAAATGATGATGGCAGGAGCCACAGCATTCCAGATTGGTTCTGCAGTCCACGAAGGACTGGATGTTTTCAGTTCAATTGCAACAGGAATAGAGAAGTTCGTTGCTGAAAAAGGATACAAGGACATAACAGATGTCATTGGAATTGCACATGAGAGGATATAA
- a CDS encoding dihydroorotate dehydrogenase electron transfer subunit gives MYPINVKIIKIIKETPSTRTFVFDRSFDEAVPGQFVMVWIHGVDEIPMGLSSQNSITVQKVGDATEKLFNLNEGDSFGIRGPFGKGFTIPGKDEKILLIAGGVGTVPIVSLANHAASEGIRITTILGARNSDELLFVDKFAACGKLHITTDDGSAHRCGFVTDILAETDINTYDRIYTCGPEMMMKCIFGMLEQENALEKTEFSLHRYFKCGIGVCGACCMDKKGLRVCRDGPVFNGLELVDSELGKHMRGPSGNKKDF, from the coding sequence ATGTACCCCATTAACGTCAAAATTATTAAGATCATCAAGGAAACACCATCCACAAGGACTTTTGTTTTTGACAGATCCTTTGATGAAGCCGTACCCGGACAATTTGTAATGGTATGGATACACGGAGTTGACGAGATTCCCATGGGATTGTCAAGTCAGAACTCCATCACTGTGCAAAAGGTAGGAGATGCAACGGAGAAGTTATTCAATCTTAATGAAGGAGATTCTTTTGGAATAAGAGGACCTTTTGGAAAAGGCTTCACAATTCCGGGAAAAGACGAAAAGATACTCCTCATTGCAGGTGGAGTCGGTACTGTACCGATCGTATCTCTGGCAAATCATGCAGCTTCTGAAGGTATAAGAATAACCACCATACTTGGAGCCAGAAATTCTGATGAACTGCTTTTTGTGGACAAATTTGCAGCATGTGGTAAACTTCATATAACAACTGATGACGGTTCTGCACACAGATGCGGTTTTGTAACCGATATTCTTGCTGAAACAGACATTAACACCTATGACAGGATTTACACCTGTGGCCCTGAAATGATGATGAAATGCATCTTCGGAATGCTTGAACAAGAAAATGCCCTTGAAAAGACAGAGTTCAGTCTTCACAGGTATTTCAAATGCGGAATCGGCGTATGTGGTGCATGCTGCATGGACAAAAAAGGTTTAAGAGTCTGCAGGGACGGACCAGTGTTTAACGGGTTAGAACTTGTTGATTCGGAGCTTGGAAAACACATGCGTGGACCAAGCGGCAATAAAAAGGATTTTTAA